The Candidatus Woesearchaeota archaeon genome window below encodes:
- the ileS gene encoding isoleucine--tRNA ligase, which translates to MDKKYDFLAIEKEILSLWRAHKADIDAAIQDANPDNKERYTFLEGPPTANAPPALHHVEARVFKDLFTRYKTLQGYKVSRKGGWDCHGLPVEVQVEKKLKLDSKKDVVKYGIDKFIAECKQDVFSFIKPWSDMTEKLAFWVDLDNPYVTLHTPYMESEWWALKQIYEKELLYKGHKVVPYCSRCGTPLSSHEVAQGYKDVDDTTVVATFVAQDQAFFVKKNLTVPNKPVTFLAWTTTPWTLPSNLALAVHPQVNYAFVESDTAIYVLAEDLVTKYFPENQKVIGSMLGKELQDKTYEPLFPYFADDAPNSFRVITADYVTTEDGTGIVHQAPAFGEDDNLVCKAHGIDFVNPVTEHGTFTEEVIDFAGQFVKDADPAIIEHLEKIGKLFTTEKYVHSYPFCWRCNTPLIYYAMDAWFIKVSEPHLKKRLLELNDMINWYPATIKTGRFGNWLEHARDWALSRNKFWGTPLPIWICENENCKHEEIIGSIAELHEKTGTLVDDLHLGTVNPLTYACEHCGKTMRRTPEVIDTWFDSGSAPFAQFHYPFENKDLFEESFPYDFISEGIDQTRGWFYTLHVINGILFDRPAYKNVAVAGLLSDDNGEKMSKSKGNIIVPAEIFAKEGVDGVRLAMASYPLGNAIRFGESVFKEQLKPFFTIFWNTYYYINDYITRTGLTGIETHDGRTLEDEWLISKTSSLIIEVEERLEKHEYNHAINVIIDFVSNTLSRTYIKLVRDRTAEKDESLAYVMRHALETATTLLSPFAPYLTEHIYQNFFAHKPSWSIHFSSWPKAGYQNKQLEKEFELAQQFIAGILAAREKAQRGVRWPVKEVKILTQEKVSLQESIFDLVLTQTNVKQIDFVTDFPVMYKFEIDFRKLGEVFGTETGDVIPLVKEHLDMITTTLNQSETVVVGKWTLERDYFKVEKIIPKPYIMAPFNSGEVYLDTTMTLELEAEGFAREITRRVQDLRKTAGLQKNDAIVLSIQTEDLADVVKIHHESIGTKVGAEKFDLNTGKVYEHICEEQVKGKTFTLSLQKI; encoded by the coding sequence TAAAGCAGACATAGATGCAGCAATACAAGATGCAAACCCTGATAACAAAGAAAGATACACCTTTTTAGAAGGACCACCAACAGCAAACGCCCCGCCAGCACTTCATCACGTTGAGGCAAGAGTCTTTAAAGACCTCTTCACTCGATACAAAACACTCCAAGGCTACAAAGTCTCTCGAAAAGGAGGATGGGATTGCCACGGACTGCCTGTTGAAGTACAAGTAGAAAAAAAACTCAAACTCGATTCAAAAAAAGACGTTGTGAAATACGGCATTGATAAGTTTATTGCAGAATGCAAACAAGATGTGTTCTCATTTATTAAACCGTGGTCGGATATGACTGAAAAACTCGCCTTCTGGGTTGACTTGGATAATCCTTACGTCACACTGCACACGCCTTATATGGAAAGCGAATGGTGGGCGCTGAAACAAATTTATGAAAAAGAATTATTGTACAAAGGACATAAAGTCGTACCTTATTGCTCGCGATGCGGCACACCACTTTCCTCACATGAAGTTGCACAAGGCTATAAAGATGTAGATGACACCACCGTCGTTGCCACTTTTGTTGCACAAGACCAAGCATTTTTTGTAAAGAAAAATTTAACAGTTCCTAACAAACCAGTAACGTTTCTTGCATGGACAACAACACCTTGGACATTACCAAGTAACTTAGCACTAGCTGTTCATCCACAAGTTAATTATGCATTTGTTGAAAGCGATACAGCAATTTATGTTCTCGCAGAAGATTTAGTTACAAAATATTTTCCTGAAAACCAGAAAGTAATTGGCAGTATGCTAGGAAAAGAATTGCAAGATAAAACTTACGAACCATTATTCCCTTATTTTGCAGATGACGCGCCAAACTCATTTCGCGTAATCACTGCAGACTATGTTACTACGGAAGATGGAACGGGAATAGTTCATCAAGCACCTGCATTCGGTGAAGATGATAATCTCGTTTGCAAAGCACACGGCATTGACTTTGTTAATCCCGTCACTGAACACGGTACCTTTACTGAAGAAGTTATAGACTTTGCAGGACAATTTGTAAAAGATGCAGATCCCGCAATCATTGAACATTTAGAAAAAATCGGAAAACTATTTACAACAGAAAAATATGTACACTCTTATCCTTTTTGTTGGCGATGCAATACGCCACTTATTTACTATGCTATGGATGCATGGTTTATCAAAGTATCAGAACCACATCTTAAGAAGCGTTTACTCGAACTTAATGATATGATTAATTGGTATCCGGCAACTATTAAAACAGGACGGTTTGGCAACTGGCTAGAACATGCTCGAGACTGGGCACTTTCTCGAAATAAATTCTGGGGAACACCATTACCTATTTGGATCTGCGAAAATGAGAACTGCAAACACGAAGAAATTATCGGAAGCATTGCAGAACTACACGAAAAAACAGGAACACTCGTTGATGATTTACATTTAGGAACAGTAAATCCACTTACTTATGCGTGTGAACACTGTGGAAAAACAATGAGGCGAACACCTGAAGTTATTGATACTTGGTTTGATAGTGGTAGCGCACCATTTGCACAATTTCATTATCCATTTGAAAATAAAGATCTTTTTGAAGAATCATTCCCTTATGATTTTATTTCTGAAGGAATAGATCAAACAAGAGGATGGTTTTACACACTCCATGTTATTAACGGAATTTTATTTGATAGGCCTGCGTACAAAAACGTAGCAGTTGCAGGTTTACTTTCCGATGATAATGGCGAGAAAATGAGTAAGAGTAAAGGAAATATTATTGTTCCTGCAGAAATATTTGCAAAAGAAGGTGTTGATGGTGTGCGCTTAGCAATGGCATCTTATCCTTTAGGAAATGCAATACGTTTTGGAGAATCAGTTTTTAAGGAACAACTTAAACCATTCTTTACTATTTTTTGGAATACTTATTATTATATTAATGATTATATTACTCGAACAGGACTGACAGGAATAGAAACGCATGATGGTCGAACACTTGAAGATGAGTGGCTTATATCAAAAACGAGTTCTCTTATTATTGAAGTTGAAGAGCGATTAGAAAAACACGAATACAATCACGCAATAAACGTAATTATTGATTTTGTTAGTAATACATTATCTAGAACATATATTAAATTAGTACGTGACCGAACTGCTGAGAAAGATGAATCGCTAGCTTATGTTATGCGACATGCATTAGAAACAGCAACTACGCTACTTTCGCCATTTGCACCTTACTTAACAGAACATATTTATCAAAACTTTTTCGCACATAAACCAAGTTGGAGTATTCATTTTTCATCATGGCCAAAGGCAGGTTATCAAAATAAACAACTCGAAAAAGAATTTGAACTAGCACAACAATTTATTGCTGGCATTTTGGCAGCTCGAGAAAAAGCTCAGCGAGGAGTTCGATGGCCTGTTAAAGAAGTAAAAATATTAACGCAAGAAAAAGTAAGTCTGCAAGAAAGTATTTTTGATTTGGTCTTAACACAAACAAACGTTAAACAAATAGACTTTGTAACAGATTTTCCTGTAATGTATAAATTTGAAATAGATTTTAGAAAACTAGGCGAAGTATTTGGAACGGAAACTGGTGATGTTATACCTTTAGTTAAAGAGCATTTGGATATGATTACCACTACTTTAAATCAAAGTGAAACAGTTGTTGTAGGCAAGTGGACTTTAGAGCGAGATTATTTTAAAGTAGAAAAAATAATTCCCAAACCTTATATTATGGCTCCTTTTAATTCTGGAGAAGTATATTTAGATACAACGATGACTCTTGAACTTGAAGCTGAAGGATTTGCACGAGAAATTACTAGGCGAGTACAAGACCTTCGAAAAACCGCAGGTTTACAAAAAAATGATGCAATAGTTCTTAGCATCCAAACAGAAGATTTAGCAGATGTCGTAAAAATACATCACGAAAGCATTGGTACAAAAGTTGGTGCTGAAAAGTTTGATCTAAATACTGGTAAAGTATACGAACATATTTGTGAAGAGCAAGTTAAAGGAAAAACATTTACTCTCTCTCTTCAGAAAATATAA
- a CDS encoding CoA-binding protein — protein MTTTMIDKTYTYAVIGASNNEEKFGYKVAYYLQHNGYTMVPVHPKEEIILDTLVYKTLEDVRTEVDVVIFVVPPNVTEQVLETVYAEGITKVWFQPGSESDLAIQFCKLNNIAYVAGACIMTSQ, from the coding sequence ATGACAACAACCATGATTGATAAAACTTACACGTATGCAGTTATAGGCGCGTCAAATAACGAAGAAAAATTTGGCTATAAAGTTGCTTACTACCTACAACATAATGGGTATACTATGGTGCCAGTACATCCTAAAGAAGAAATAATTCTAGATACGCTTGTTTACAAAACACTTGAAGATGTAAGAACAGAAGTTGATGTTGTTATTTTTGTTGTGCCGCCGAATGTAACCGAACAAGTTTTAGAAACGGTGTATGCTGAAGGAATTACTAAGGTGTGGTTTCAACCAGGAAGCGAAAGCGATTTAGCAATACAATTTTGTAAATTAAATAATATTGCATATGTTGCTGGCGCTTGTATTATGACGTCGCAATAA